A portion of the Ascaphus truei isolate aAscTru1 chromosome 14, aAscTru1.hap1, whole genome shotgun sequence genome contains these proteins:
- the TM4SF18 gene encoding transmembrane 4 L6 family member 18 isoform X2 — translation MMFLKNYSDYWSLALIPLAIWSIVANILLYFPNGETSYASNNQLTNYVWYFEGICFGGVLRLGSAVFAFLGVAFSGYSLIISSLGLAQGPFCKTMGSWDYPFKNTAGGYLVAYSSWAQCSEPANVVKWNIILFSIQIVLSALQVIICLSKAIFDLKTILCGTHSIVQVNQFLVSTFPIILYKTAERKENMVLGPKILSMGQNITISYILQIQMLDLLEQIYSQSYLEDQDLLHLYGYIDHVL, via the exons ATGATGTTTCTAAAGAATTACTCAGACTATTGGAGCCTCGCTTTAATTCCTCTTGCTATTTGGAGTATTGTGGCTAATATCCTATTATACTTTCCGAATGGGGAAACCTCATACGCCTCAAACAACCAGCTCACCAACTACGTGTGGTACTTTGAAGGGATTTGTTTTGGAGGTGTTCTG AGGCTGGGATCCGCTGTGTTCGCATTTCTTGGGGTGGCTTTCTCTGGATATTCTCTTATCATCTCCTCACTGGGATTAGCACAAGGTCCCTTCTGCAAAACAATGGGCAGCTGGGACTACCCCTTTAAGAATACAGCAGGAGG GTACCTTGTTGCATATTCCTCCTGGGCTCAGTGTTCAGAGCCGGCCAATGTCGTGAAATGGAATATAATTTTATTCTCCATCCAAATTGTGCTCAGCGCACTCCAAGTGATCATCTGCTTATCTAAAGCAATATTCGATCTTAAAACAATCTTATGTGGAACACACTCCATAGTTCAGGTAAATCAGTTTCTTGTTTCCACTTTCCCCATCATACTGTATAAGACAGCAGAAAGAAAGGAAAATATGGTACTAGGTCCTAAAATATTGTCAATGGGCCAAAACATAACAATATCCTACATTTTACAAATACAAATGTTGGATCTTTTAGAACAAATATATAGCCA
- the TM4SF18 gene encoding transmembrane 4 L6 family member 18 isoform X1, translating into MMFLKNYSDYWSLALIPLAIWSIVANILLYFPNGETSYASNNQLTNYVWYFEGICFGGVLMLIIATILLCVDSYSCCTSCCLGTRRFDAGYSRLGSAVFAFLGVAFSGYSLIISSLGLAQGPFCKTMGSWDYPFKNTAGGYLVAYSSWAQCSEPANVVKWNIILFSIQIVLSALQVIICLSKAIFDLKTILCGTHSIVQVNQFLVSTFPIILYKTAERKENMVLGPKILSMGQNITISYILQIQMLDLLEQIYSQSYLEDQDLLHLYGYIDHVL; encoded by the exons ATGATGTTTCTAAAGAATTACTCAGACTATTGGAGCCTCGCTTTAATTCCTCTTGCTATTTGGAGTATTGTGGCTAATATCCTATTATACTTTCCGAATGGGGAAACCTCATACGCCTCAAACAACCAGCTCACCAACTACGTGTGGTACTTTGAAGGGATTTGTTTTGGAGGTGTTCTG ATGCTTATAATAGCCACTATCCTCCTATGCGTGGATTCCTATAGCTGCTGCACATCCTGTTGCTTGGGGACAAGGCGATTTGATGCGGGATACTCA AGGCTGGGATCCGCTGTGTTCGCATTTCTTGGGGTGGCTTTCTCTGGATATTCTCTTATCATCTCCTCACTGGGATTAGCACAAGGTCCCTTCTGCAAAACAATGGGCAGCTGGGACTACCCCTTTAAGAATACAGCAGGAGG GTACCTTGTTGCATATTCCTCCTGGGCTCAGTGTTCAGAGCCGGCCAATGTCGTGAAATGGAATATAATTTTATTCTCCATCCAAATTGTGCTCAGCGCACTCCAAGTGATCATCTGCTTATCTAAAGCAATATTCGATCTTAAAACAATCTTATGTGGAACACACTCCATAGTTCAGGTAAATCAGTTTCTTGTTTCCACTTTCCCCATCATACTGTATAAGACAGCAGAAAGAAAGGAAAATATGGTACTAGGTCCTAAAATATTGTCAATGGGCCAAAACATAACAATATCCTACATTTTACAAATACAAATGTTGGATCTTTTAGAACAAATATATAGCCA
- the TM4SF18 gene encoding transmembrane 4 L6 family member 18 isoform X3 — translation MMFLKNYSDYWSLALIPLAIWSIVANILLYFPNGETSYASNNQLTNYVWYFEGICFGGVLMLIIATILLCVDSYSCCTSCCLGTRRFDAGYSRLGSAVFAFLGVAFSGYSLIISSLGLAQGPFCKTMGSWDYPFKNTAGGYLVAYSSWAQCSEPANVVKWNIILFSIQIVLSALQVIICLSKAIFDLKTILCGTHSIVQPEAI, via the exons ATGATGTTTCTAAAGAATTACTCAGACTATTGGAGCCTCGCTTTAATTCCTCTTGCTATTTGGAGTATTGTGGCTAATATCCTATTATACTTTCCGAATGGGGAAACCTCATACGCCTCAAACAACCAGCTCACCAACTACGTGTGGTACTTTGAAGGGATTTGTTTTGGAGGTGTTCTG ATGCTTATAATAGCCACTATCCTCCTATGCGTGGATTCCTATAGCTGCTGCACATCCTGTTGCTTGGGGACAAGGCGATTTGATGCGGGATACTCA AGGCTGGGATCCGCTGTGTTCGCATTTCTTGGGGTGGCTTTCTCTGGATATTCTCTTATCATCTCCTCACTGGGATTAGCACAAGGTCCCTTCTGCAAAACAATGGGCAGCTGGGACTACCCCTTTAAGAATACAGCAGGAGG GTACCTTGTTGCATATTCCTCCTGGGCTCAGTGTTCAGAGCCGGCCAATGTCGTGAAATGGAATATAATTTTATTCTCCATCCAAATTGTGCTCAGCGCACTCCAAGTGATCATCTGCTTATCTAAAGCAATATTCGATCTTAAAACAATCTTATGTGGAACACACTCCATAGTTCAG